The following coding sequences are from one Gossypium raimondii isolate GPD5lz chromosome 4, ASM2569854v1, whole genome shotgun sequence window:
- the LOC105779939 gene encoding cytochrome P450 CYP749A22, producing the protein MDSTEKLLIFLASSLTLFLLKFLHKYWWIPFKIQRALSLQGIKGPPYEFIHGNNKASTRFRYEALSKPMASLTHNIVPRVIPQIHSWINTYGKNYLTWEGNRAQLVISEPELIKEILKTNDGSFPKRKDDSSIIHKIVGEGLVTSEGAKWAKQRKLANHAFHGESLKNMNPAVIASVETMLEKWKGREGEEIEVFNEFRLLTSEVISRTAFGSNYLEGKKIFDMLTKLAILVSRNYFKTPIPGISKIWKTADEIESEKLANGIHDCVMEMVKRREKKVETGEADGFGNDFLGLLINAYRDFDEKNRFSIEDLVDECKTFYFAGQETTNSLLGWTILVLAIHTKWQEKTRQEVFEVFGDQNPNSEGIAKLKIMNMVVNETLRLYSPVAAVIRKIKKEVRLGKLVLPANLEILIPIVALHHDPQLWGDDVHLFKPERFVEGIASATKYNSAAFIPFSMGPRSCVGMSFATTETKVALSMILQRYAFTLSPTYVHAPFPVITLQPQHGIQVMLHPL; encoded by the exons ATGGATTCAACAGAAAAGCTTTTAATCTTTCTGGCAAGTTCTTTAACCTTATTTCTACTGAAATTTCTTCATAAGTACTGGTGGATACCTTTCAAAATACAAAGAGCACTGAGTTTACAAGGAATCAAAGGACCTCCATATGAGTTCATCCATGGCAACAACAAAGCCTCTACCCGTTTCAGATACGAAGCTTTAAGCAAACCCATGGCTTCCTTAACTCATAATATAGTCCCCAGAGTTATTCCTCAGATTCATTCATGGATCAACACTTATG ggaAGAATTATCTTACGTGGGAGGGGAATCGAGCTCAACTGGTGATATCCGAACCCGAATTAATCAAAGAGATACTGAAAACCAACGACGGGTCTTTTCCGAAAAGGAAGGATGATTCGAGTATTATTCATAAGATCGTCGGGGAAGGCCTCGTGACCTCCGAAGGTGCGAAATGGGCGAAGCAAAGGAAGTTGGCGAATCATGCTTTCCATGGAGAGAGCTTGAAA AATATGAATCCAGCAGTGATTGCTAGCGTTGAGACGATGTTGGAGAAGTGGAAAGGTCGAGAAGGCGAAGAGATCGAAGTGTTTAACGAGTTCAGGTTGTTGACTTCGGAAGTTATATCGAGAACGGCTTTCGGTAGTAATTACTTGGAAGGGAAGAAGATTTTCGACATGTTGACGAAATTGGCGATACTAGTTAGTcgaaattatttcaaaactcCGATTCCTGGCATCAG CAAGATATGGAAAACTGCAGATGAAATAGAATCGGAGAAACTTGCTAATGGAATTCATGATTGTGTGATGGAAATGGTTAAGAGAAGGGAAAAGAAAGTAGAGACAGGAGAAGCTGACGGTTTTGGCAATGATTTTCTAGGATTACTTATAAATGCTTATCGTGATTTCGACGAGAAAAATCGATTTTCCATCGAGGATCTAGTGGATGAGTGCAAAACATTCTACTTTGCCGGTCAAGAAACAACCAACTCCTTGCTTGGGTGGACGATCCTTGTTTTAGCAATTCATACTAAATGGCAAGAAAAAACAAGGCAAGAGGTGTTTGAGGTATTTGGGGACCAAAATCCTAATTCTGAAGGCATtgccaaattaaaaatt ATGAACATGGTCGTCAATGAAACCCTGAGATTGTATTCTCCTGTAGCTGCCGTGATCCGAAAGATCAAAAAAGAAGTTCGATTGGGAAAGCTCGTTTTGCCTGCAAATCTGGAGATATTGATCCCAATCGTAGCACTTCACCATGACCCTCAACTATGGGGAGACGATGTACATCTTTTCAAACCGGAGAGATTCGTTGAAGGCATCGCTAGTGCTACCAAATACAACTCTGCAGCATTCATTCCCTTTTCGATGGGACCTCGATCTTGCGTTGGCATGAGCTTTGCAACCACAGAAACAAAGGTTGCTCTCTCAATGATTCTCCAACGCTACGCCTTTACTCTCTCCCCGACCTACGTTCATGCGCCATTTCCTGTAATCACGCTTCAACCACAACACGGAATTCAAGTAATGCTTCATCCTTTATAG
- the LOC105779940 gene encoding cytochrome P450 CYP749A22-like, with translation MDSTSKFLIFLASSLSLFLLKFLHKYWWTPLKIQKALSLQGIKGPPYEFIHGNNKASSRFRFEALSKPMASLTHNIVPRVIPHIHSWMNTYGNIYLTWEGNQAQLVISEPEIIKEILKSNDGSFPKRKDDSSFIYKILGDGLVATEGAKWVRQRKLANHAFHGESLKNMNPAVIASVETMLEKWKGREGEEMEVFEEFRLLTAEVISRTAFGSNYLEGKKIFEMLTRLSILVINNYYKTKIPGISMIWKTADEIESEKLAKGIHDRVMEMVKRREKNVSVGESDNFGNDFLGLLINAYRDSDEKIRFSVEDLVDECKTFYFAGQETTNSLLAWTVLVLAIHTEWQEKTRREVFEAFGDRNPNSEGISKLKAMNMVINETLRLYSPVSAVIRKVGKEAQLGRLVLPANMEVMIPIMALHHDPQSWGDDVHLFKPERFAQGIASATKYNSAAFIPFSMGPRSCVGMSFATTETKIALSMILQRYAFTLSPAYVHAPFPIITLQPQHGIQVMLHPL, from the exons ATGGATTCAACATCCAAGTTTTTAATCTTCCTCGCAAGTTCTTTAAgcttatttctattgaaattccTTCACAAATATTGGTGGACGCCCTTGAAAATACAAAAAGCACTGAGTTTACAAGGAATCAAAGGACCTCCATATGAGTTCATCCATGGCAACAACAAAGCCTCTTCTCGTTTTAGATTCGAAGCTTTAAGCAAACCCATGGCTTCCTTAACACATAATATAGTCCCCAGAGTTATTCCTCATATTCATTCATGGATGAACACTTATG ggAATATTTATCTTACATGGGAGGGAAATCAAGCTCAACTGGTGATATCCGAACCCGAAATAATCAAAGAGATACTGAAAAGCAACGACGGGTCTTTCCCGAAAAGGAAGGATGATTCGAGTTTTATTTATAAGATACTGGGTGACGGACTCGTGGCGACAGAAGGTGCGAAATGGGTGAGGCAAAGGAAGTTGGCGAATCATGCCTTTCATGGAGAGAGTTTAAAA AATATGAATCCAGCAGTGATTGCTAGTGTGGAGACGATGTTGGAGAAGTGGAAAGGCCGAGAAGGTGAAGAGATGGAAGTGTTTGAGGAGTTTAGGTTGTTGACTGCGGAAGTGATATCGAGAACGGCTTTCGGTAGCAATTACTTGGAAGGGAAGAAGATTTTCGAGATGTTGACGAGATTATCGATACTAGTCATCAACAATTACTACAAAACTAAGATTCCTGGCATCAG CATGATATGGAAAACTGCGGATGAAATAGAATCGGAGAAACTTGCTAAAGGAATACATGACCGTGTGATGGAAATGGTTAAGAGAAGGGAAAAGAATGTATCGGTTGGAGAATCCGACAATTTCGGCAATGATTTTCTGGGATTGCTTATAAATGCTTATCGTGATTCTGACGAGAAAATTCGATTTTCTGTCGAGGATCTAGTGGATGAGTGCAAAACATTCTATTTTGCCGGTCAAGAAACAACTAATTCCTTGTTGGCATGGACGGTCTTAGTTTTAGCAATTCATACTGAATGGCAAGAAAAAACAAGACGAGAGGTTTTCGAGGCATTCGGTGACCGAAATCCTAATTCCGAAGGCATTTCCAAACTAAAAGCT ATGAACATGGTCATCAACGAAACCCTGAGATTGTATTCTCCTGTATCTGCCGTGATCCGAAAGGTCGGAAAAGAAGCTCAATTGGGAAGGCTCGTTTTGCCCGCAAATATGGAGGTAATGATCCCAATCATGGCTCTTCACCACGACCCTCAATCATGGGGAGACGATGTACATCTTTTCAAACCAGAGAGATTCGCCCAAGGCATCGCCAGTGCTACCAAATACAACTCAGCAGCATTCATTCCCTTTTCTATGGGACCTCGATCTTGCGTCGGTATGAGCTTTGCAACCACTGAAACAAAGATCGCTCTCTCAATGATTCTCCAACGCTACGCCTTTACTCTCTCCCCGGCCTACGTTCATGCACCGTTTCCTATAATCACGCTTCAACCACAACACGGTATTCAAGTAATGCTTCACCCTTTATAG
- the LOC105779945 gene encoding uncharacterized protein LOC105779945 — MFSTQMKNKEISMFFSNMSKANVRKHVMEKKGKEKPMESPVPSKNLKKIYPIGFQRSSSSLSLSSLSLSLSQNSNDSTITDHSSTTPLEQRISLALSLIAPHHERRAFVPIVKNVRQTQQPKQQQEHPNNGELRRCHWITKNSDKAYISFHDEQWGVPVYDDIQLFELLALSGMLMDYNWTEILKKKELYREAFAGFDTEIVAKMGDKEINEISSNKAIMLVESRVRCIIHNAKCIQKIVREHGSFSSFMWGYVNHQPQINKYKYPRNVPLRTPKAEAISKDLLKRGFRFVGPVIVYSFMQAAGLTIDHLIGCFRHKECVALAERPWRHI, encoded by the exons atGTTTAGTAcacaaatgaaaaacaaagaGATCTCTATGTTTTTCTCCAACATGTCTAAAGCCAATGTTAGGAAACATGTTATggagaagaaaggaaaagaaaagccaaTGGAAAGTCCGGTACCGTCGAAGAACTTGAAGAAAATCTACCCTATCGGGTTTCAACGAAGTAGCTCGTCTTTGTCGTTGTCGTCGTTGTCGTTGTCTTTGTCGCAGAACTCGAATGATTCAACGATTACAGATCATTCGAGTACTACACCGTTGGAGCAAAGGATTTCGTTAGCTCTTAGCTTGATCGCGCCTCATCATGAGCGGAGAGCCTTCGTCCCGATTGTTAAAAATGTACGACAAACTCAGCAACCAAAACAACAACAAGAACATCCTAACAATGGGGAACTTAGGAGATGCCACTGGATTACAAAGAACAGTG ATAAAGCGTACATATCATTTCATGATGAACAATGGGGAGTTCCAGTTTATGATGACAT CCAATTATTCGAACTGCTTGCCTTGTCCGGTATGTTGATGGATTACAATTGGaccgaaattttgaaaaaaaaagaactttatAG aGAAGCTTTTGCTGGGTTTGATActgaaattgttgcaaaaatgGGGGATAAAGAAATCAATGAGATATCATCAAACAAAGCTATTATGTTGGTTGAGAGCAGAGTAAGGTGCATAATACACAATGCCAAATGCATACAAAAG ATTGTGAGAGAACATGGATCTTTTAGTAGCTTCATGTGGGGTTATGTGAATCATCAACCACAAATTAACAAATACAAGTACCCAAGAAATGTTCCTCTTAGAACCCCAAAAGCTGAAGCCATTAGCAAGGACCTATTGAAACGAGGATTCCGATTCGTTGGGCCAGTCATCGTTTATTCATTCATGCAAGCTGCCGGGTTGACTATCGATCATCTCATCGGATGTTTTAGACACAAAGAATGTGTTGCCCTTGCCGAGCGACCTTGGAGACACATTTAA